One Lactobacillus crispatus DNA segment encodes these proteins:
- a CDS encoding MurR/RpiR family transcriptional regulator, giving the protein MANLRSMVYDNSHKLNDSEKQIVQYVLNNPRDCSKLSLAKLAKKLYVSESAIFRLCKKLGLSGYSELKFDLVELAESKQKPIKIENNFARELSKVNLDVLKYFKQRDFNSLYRDLDNAGTIYIYSTGWQQELIAQYLAHELFVVGKHATVLPSALEELKAAGRFAQKGDVLFIISFTGDNKTINEEITKLELVNDKFKYVSFTNLKQNKLASLVQHNIYFPTIAFTDDADFKSGKVAFTPAYFLIDLVISEYVAWQQSQGEDVEINVGN; this is encoded by the coding sequence ATGGCAAATTTGAGATCAATGGTCTATGACAATAGTCATAAGTTGAATGATTCTGAAAAACAGATAGTTCAATATGTTCTAAATAATCCGAGAGACTGTAGCAAGTTAAGCTTAGCCAAATTAGCTAAAAAGCTTTATGTATCCGAATCCGCAATTTTCCGGTTATGTAAAAAGCTAGGACTAAGTGGCTACAGTGAGCTTAAATTTGATTTGGTCGAATTAGCCGAATCGAAGCAAAAACCAATCAAAATTGAAAATAATTTTGCGCGGGAACTTAGTAAAGTAAATTTAGATGTACTGAAATATTTCAAGCAACGTGATTTCAATAGCTTGTATCGCGATTTAGATAATGCAGGGACAATTTACATTTACTCTACTGGTTGGCAACAAGAGTTAATCGCACAATATTTGGCTCATGAATTGTTTGTAGTTGGCAAGCATGCAACTGTTTTGCCATCAGCATTAGAGGAATTAAAAGCTGCGGGACGCTTTGCTCAAAAAGGCGATGTTTTGTTTATTATCTCGTTTACGGGTGATAATAAAACGATCAATGAGGAAATCACTAAGTTGGAACTAGTGAATGATAAATTCAAATATGTTTCGTTCACTAACCTGAAGCAAAATAAATTAGCTTCATTAGTGCAGCACAACATTTATTTTCCAACGATTGCCTTTACTGATGATGCCGACTTTAAGAGCGGGAAGGTTGCCTTTACCCCAGCGTACTTCTTAATTGATTTGGTAATTAGTGAATATGTAGCTTGGCAACAGAGTCAAGGAGAGGATGTAGAGATCAATGTGGGCAATTAG